The following nucleotide sequence is from Dehalococcoidia bacterium.
GCGCCGCGCTCTCTTCACCGCCCGTTTCGTCCAGATCCGCGATCACCACGGCCCTGGCGCCTTCGTGCGCCAGGGCCAGCGCCATCGCGCGGCCGATGCCCGATGCGGCGCCGGTCACGACGGCGACGGTTCCTCCGATATCCACGCGCTATCCCCTCGGAGTCACCTGGTCCGGCAGCGGCGCGTTGCTCAGCCGCTCCGCGCGCACGACCAGCCGGTTGTTGTACTCCCCGGCCGCGAAGGTGCCGTTGCAGGTGATCAGCGTGACCGACTCGGTCGAGGTCGGGCCGATGATCGCGTCGACCGGGGCGTCATTCGCACCGTACACCGCCATCGAGGTGACGCGGTAGGTGTAATCGGTGCCGTCGCCGAGCACCACATCCACCGCATCGCCGGGCTTGAGCTTGCTGAGATCCCAGAAGACCGCGGGCCCGTGGCGAATGTAGTCCACATGCCCGGCGAACACGGCGTTGTTGCCGCTGCCAAAGCCGGGCCGGCCGCTGAAGTTGTACCAGACCACGTCGTTCCAGCTGTTCGGATCTTCCATCACGCCGCGGCCGTCCACGCCCTTCACGCTGATCGGAGCGTCAACGTTGATCGCGGCGATCTTCAGCCGCACGATGCCCGCCTGGCTCGGCGCCGGCGTCGGCGATGGCGGCTCCGGGGCGCTGGTGGGCGGCGACGACGGCGTGGCAGAGGGCGATGCCGTGGGCGTTCCGGTGGCAGAGGCCGGCGAGGGGCTGGGCGGCGCGGTTGGCTCGGATGTCGCGGCCGCGGCCAGCAGCGGCTGATCGAAAACGACCCCGCGCGCCAGCTTCTTCTGCGTCGGCCCCTGGTTGGCGACGCTGTAGGCGCTGAACGCCAGCAGCCCCAGCGCCGCGATCAGGCATACCGCCGCCGCTGCACGGTAGGCCCGCGCCGCCCGCGTTGCACCGGGCCGCCCCAGCAGGAATCGCTTGATTCGACCCGCCCGACCCGCCAGCCGCCACATGCCGCCACCCCCACCCGCTGTCCATGGCTTCGGCGCACGCAGGCGCCACCGGCAGCTTCAGTGTACCCATCCACAGGTACACCAGCGCGCGTCGCCGTCACGCATGCCCTGAGAACGTGCGGGCGACTGTGATCGGGCCAACGCGGCGACAGGATGGTTTACACGCTGATCGAGGTCGTCGCCGTCGGCACCGGCACCGTGGCGAACAGGCGGCAGCCGTGATCGTCGGCCGGTTCGATCGTGAGCGTGCCGCCCAGCCGCTCCAACCGCTCGCGCATCGAGATCATGCCGAAGCCGCCGCTGGGCAACGGCTCCGGCAGGCCAACGCCGTCGTCGGTGACGGCCAGGCTGGCGGTCTGCGGCTCAAATTGCAGCACCACGGAAACGCGGCTGGCCTGGGCGTGGCGGGCCACGTTGCTCAGCGCTTCCTGCACCACGCGGAAGAGCGCGTCCTCCTGATCGTGCGGCAAGCGACGCTGCAGGCCCTCCACGCAGAAGGTCGCCTCCATGTCCTCGCGGCTGCTGAAGCCGGGCACGTAGCGCTCCAGCGCGTCCACCAGGCCCATCTCACGCAGGGCGGCGGGGCGCAGCTCGAGGATCAGCATGCGCATCTCGGCCAGGGCGCCGCGCGCCAAATCGCTCAGGCGGGTGGCGCGTTCCGCGGCGCGGCCGGCGTTGCGCTCGATCAGGCTGGGCAGCGCCTGCGCCATCATCGACATGCTGAACAGCGACTGGGTGACGGAATCGTGCAGGTCGCGCGCCAGGCGGTTGCGCTCCTCGGTGACGGCAAGCTGGCGGCTCTGGCTGTAGAGCCGCGCGTGTTCGAGCGCCGTACCCACCTGCTTGGCAAGCCCCTCGATGAGCTGCTCCTCGTCTTCGCTGACGGTCGAGGCGTTGGGCGTGGCGAGGATGAGGACGCCCAGGTCGGTGCCCTTCGCCCGCAGGGGCACGGCGACGGCCAGTCGAAACGGCTGCGTCTCGATCGGCAGCGCGTCGAGGTCGATCGGCGTCAGGCCATCACGTCGCAGCACGCCGGCGGCGAACTCCTGCGCCCCCTCTTCTTCCATCAGCCCCGACAGTTCGGCCGCGGTTTCCTCGCCCAGACCCTCCATCAGCACGATCTTGAACCGCCCGGTCTCTTCGTCGCGGAGCAGCGCCACGCAGGCCCGCATCTGCGTGTGCGCCTGCAGGCGGGCGAGCGCCAGCCGCAGCACCTCGTCCGGATCGAGCGACTGGTTCACGGTGCGAGCGACGTCGTAGAGTGCGGTGATGCGCTCGTTGGCGCGCACCCGCTCGGCGAGCAGTTGATCGCGCTCCCGCGTCTCTGTCTCCAGCGCCCGCGCCATGTTCTGAATTGAGCGGGCGAGCCGGCCCAGCTCGTCGTGGCGGTGCTCAGCGATCTGCACGTTGTAATCGCCGCCCTCGATGCGCTCGATCGCTTCGTCCAGCCGCTCGATCCGCACGGAGACGCTGCGACTGGCGAGGAAGGCGAAAAGGATGCCGGCCGCGGCGGTGAAACCGACGATCGGCGCGAAGATGAAGCGCGTGCTCAGCT
It contains:
- a CDS encoding class F sortase, with the translated sequence MWRLAGRAGRIKRFLLGRPGATRAARAYRAAAAVCLIAALGLLAFSAYSVANQGPTQKKLARGVVFDQPLLAAAATSEPTAPPSPSPASATGTPTASPSATPSSPPTSAPEPPSPTPAPSQAGIVRLKIAAINVDAPISVKGVDGRGVMEDPNSWNDVVWYNFSGRPGFGSGNNAVFAGHVDYIRHGPAVFWDLSKLKPGDAVDVVLGDGTDYTYRVTSMAVYGANDAPVDAIIGPTSTESVTLITCNGTFAAGEYNNRLVVRAERLSNAPLPDQVTPRG
- a CDS encoding histidine kinase gives rise to the protein MRGGGHHDGHTVRWPFVPTWIHRLTLAQRVRWMFGVGAAVVIIVGLAASIIIRLTTDALSQAVVVVRADQQTVGAMKDALSTENAGVQGFLITGDATYLQKFDSGHANFTAAAAQLAGGQSSAADRDAAAAVSGLENAFRQIAQQEIDLSRAGFPSAAAFHWQTEGQQSEAALRSRLDDVVAAKQQQLQSLLNGANRHELSTRFIFAPIVGFTAAAGILFAFLASRSVSVRIERLDEAIERIEGGDYNVQIAEHRHDELGRLARSIQNMARALETETRERDQLLAERVRANERITALYDVARTVNQSLDPDEVLRLALARLQAHTQMRACVALLRDEETGRFKIVLMEGLGEETAAELSGLMEEEGAQEFAAGVLRRDGLTPIDLDALPIETQPFRLAVAVPLRAKGTDLGVLILATPNASTVSEDEEQLIEGLAKQVGTALEHARLYSQSRQLAVTEERNRLARDLHDSVTQSLFSMSMMAQALPSLIERNAGRAAERATRLSDLARGALAEMRMLILELRPAALREMGLVDALERYVPGFSSREDMEATFCVEGLQRRLPHDQEDALFRVVQEALSNVARHAQASRVSVVLQFEPQTASLAVTDDGVGLPEPLPSGGFGMISMRERLERLGGTLTIEPADDHGCRLFATVPVPTATTSISV